In a single window of the Nocardioides massiliensis genome:
- a CDS encoding DUF6671 family protein, which translates to MTDEVPRLLSHGHELSGARAAVATKHHKTATIARALGGPEGLHLQTAVVDTDTLGTFTGETPRPGTPRHTATVKARWACQDSGLDLGVGSEGSFFPHPEVGFITMQVEHVALTKASTGLTIIGTATGGAPWAVRRTIAAEDDLLEFRDLLASGAQRLIVRPATGFTDGPVISKGIASIERLRDAARTAFDHDEAGRAVVESDLRAHHCGPRHHLIHAAARDLALRLATRCPACASFGFGRDESRPGAPCAWCGTPTATLRHHIYSCPTCHRTDVQTIPGSDRADPGTCPECNP; encoded by the coding sequence ATGACCGATGAGGTTCCACGCTTGCTGTCGCATGGACACGAGCTGTCAGGCGCCCGGGCTGCGGTCGCGACCAAACACCACAAGACGGCCACCATCGCCCGCGCTCTCGGCGGCCCCGAAGGACTCCACCTGCAGACCGCAGTTGTTGACACCGACACGCTGGGAACCTTCACCGGGGAGACCCCACGCCCGGGCACTCCCCGTCACACAGCCACCGTCAAGGCACGATGGGCATGCCAAGACTCCGGACTCGACCTAGGCGTCGGTTCCGAAGGCTCCTTCTTCCCTCACCCAGAGGTCGGGTTCATCACGATGCAAGTCGAGCACGTCGCCCTCACAAAGGCATCGACCGGCCTCACCATCATCGGCACTGCCACCGGGGGCGCACCGTGGGCCGTAAGGCGAACCATCGCCGCCGAAGATGACCTCCTCGAGTTTCGCGACCTGCTCGCCTCGGGCGCCCAGCGTCTCATCGTCCGGCCCGCCACCGGCTTCACCGATGGCCCCGTCATCAGCAAGGGCATCGCGAGCATCGAACGCCTCAGGGATGCCGCGCGAACCGCTTTCGACCACGACGAGGCTGGTCGGGCAGTCGTCGAGAGCGACCTACGCGCCCACCACTGCGGACCACGACATCACCTCATCCACGCCGCCGCCCGAGACCTCGCGCTCCGACTGGCGACCCGCTGCCCCGCCTGCGCGTCATTCGGGTTCGGACGCGACGAGTCGCGACCCGGAGCGCCGTGCGCATGGTGCGGCACGCCCACCGCCACCCTGCGCCACCACATCTACTCCTGCCCCACCTGTCACCGCACCGATGTCCAAACGATCCCAGGAAGTGATCGGGCGGACCCCGGTACCTGCCCAGAATGCAACCCCTAG
- a CDS encoding IS30 family transposase — MRSPGRPDPSRVVQRQFWRLIATGITSAEAALAVGVSVPVGARWFRHAGGMPPIALTEPTGRYLSFEEREEIAILRAQDKGVREIARAIGRDPGTISRELRRNAATRSGKQEYRATVAQWKAQQAAKRPKTAKLVENPRLREYVRDRLAGNVRRPDGTIVPGPTPPAWKGLNKPHRADRRWSLAWSPEQIAQRLKVDFPDDESMRISHEAIYQSLFIEGRGALKRELVTCLRTGRALRQPRARSRNKAQGHVTADVVLSERPAEAADRAVPGHWEGDLIIGTGRSAIGTIVERSSRSTLLVHLPRVEGWGERPYVKNGPALGGYGAVAMNAALTASMTKLPEQLRKTLTWDRGKELSGHAQFALETGTKVFFADPHSPWQRPTNENTNGLLRQYFPKGTDLSRWSAEDLEAVAHALNNRPRKILGWKTPAEVFEEQLRSLQQPGVASTG, encoded by the coding sequence ATGCGCTCGCCCGGTCGGCCGGACCCGTCCCGTGTGGTGCAACGGCAGTTCTGGCGGCTGATCGCCACCGGCATCACCTCGGCAGAGGCGGCCCTGGCGGTCGGCGTGTCAGTGCCGGTCGGGGCCCGCTGGTTTCGCCACGCTGGCGGCATGCCGCCGATCGCACTGACCGAGCCCACCGGCCGCTACCTGAGCTTCGAGGAACGCGAGGAGATCGCCATCCTGCGCGCCCAGGACAAGGGCGTTCGCGAGATCGCCCGCGCGATCGGCCGTGACCCCGGGACGATCTCGCGGGAGCTGCGCCGCAATGCCGCGACTCGTAGCGGGAAGCAGGAGTACCGGGCCACCGTGGCCCAGTGGAAGGCACAGCAGGCCGCGAAGCGCCCCAAGACCGCGAAGCTCGTCGAGAACCCGCGGCTGCGGGAGTACGTCCGAGACCGGCTCGCAGGCAACGTCCGCCGGCCCGACGGCACGATCGTTCCGGGCCCGACGCCGCCGGCGTGGAAGGGGCTGAACAAGCCGCACCGGGCCGACAGGCGTTGGTCGTTGGCGTGGAGCCCGGAGCAGATCGCGCAGCGGTTGAAGGTCGACTTCCCCGATGATGAGTCCATGCGCATCAGCCACGAGGCGATCTACCAGTCGCTGTTCATCGAGGGCCGTGGTGCGCTCAAGCGCGAGCTGGTCACGTGTCTGCGCACCGGTCGCGCGCTACGACAGCCGCGGGCCAGGTCGCGCAACAAGGCGCAGGGGCACGTGACCGCTGACGTGGTCCTCAGCGAGCGTCCAGCCGAAGCCGCGGACCGTGCCGTCCCTGGTCACTGGGAAGGCGACCTGATCATCGGAACCGGTCGGTCGGCGATCGGGACGATCGTGGAGCGCAGCAGTCGCTCAACGCTCTTGGTGCACCTGCCGCGGGTGGAGGGGTGGGGTGAGAGGCCGTACGTGAAGAACGGACCGGCGCTCGGTGGCTACGGCGCCGTCGCGATGAACGCCGCGCTGACGGCGTCAATGACCAAGCTGCCCGAGCAACTGCGCAAGACCCTGACCTGGGATCGCGGCAAAGAGCTTTCGGGTCACGCGCAGTTCGCGTTGGAGACCGGCACCAAGGTGTTCTTCGCCGACCCCCACTCGCCGTGGCAGCGGCCGACCAACGAGAACACCAACGGCCTGCTGCGCCAGTACTTCCCCAAGGGCACGGACCTGTCCCGCTGGTCCGCTGAGGACCTCGAGGCCGTCGCTCACGCGCTCAACAATCGGCCCCGCAAGATCCTCGGGTGGAAGACACCTGCTGAGGTGTTCGAGGAACAACTACGCTCCCTGCAACAACCCGGTGTTGCATCGACCGGTTGA